A window from Salminus brasiliensis chromosome 7, fSalBra1.hap2, whole genome shotgun sequence encodes these proteins:
- the arpc4 gene encoding actin-related protein 2/3 complex subunit 4, with translation MTATLRPYLNAVRATLQAALCLENFSSQVVERHNKPEVEVRSSKELLLQPVVISRNDKEKVLIEGSINSVRVSIAVKQADEIEKILCHKFMRFMMMRAENFFILRRKPVEGYDISFLITNFHTEQMYKHKLVDFVIHFMEEIDKEISEMKLSVNARARIVAEEFLKNF, from the exons ATG aCGGCGACTCTGCGTCCGTACCTGAATGCAGTACGTGCTACGCTACAGGCAGCTCTCTGTCTGGAGAACTTCTCCTCACAAGTGGTTGAGCGCCACAACAAACCAGAGGTTGAAGTGCG GAGCAGTAAGGAATTATTGCTTCAGCCTGTTGTGATCAGCAGGAATGACAAAGAGAAGGTCCTTATTGAGGGTTCCATCAACTCTGTGCGTGTCAGCATTGCAGTGAAGCAG GCTGATGAGATTGAGAAGATTCTATGCCATAAGTTCATGCGCTTCATGATGATGAGAGCAGAGAACTTTTTTATTCTGCGGAGGAAACCTGTGGAG GGCTACGATATCAGTTTTCTCATCACTAATTTCCACACAGAGCAGATGTATAAGCACAAGTTGGTGGATTTTGTCATTCACTTTATGGAGGAGATTGATAAGGAAATTAGCGAGATGAAGCTGTCAGTTAATGCAAGGGCACGAATAGTCGCTGAAGAGTTCCTCAAGAAC TTTTAA
- the myhb gene encoding myosin heavy chain, fast skeletal muscle yields the protein MSVDAEMECFGPAAIYLRKPERERIECQNLPFDAKTAYYVFEPTEMYLKGVLQSKEGGKATVKTLSGKVLTVKEDDIYPMNPPKFDKIEDMAMMTHLNEPAVLYNLKERYAAWMIYTYSGLFCVTVNPYKWLPVYDAVVVGGYRGKKRIEAPPHIFSISDNAYQFMLTDRENQSILITGESGAGKTVNTKRVIQYFATIAVSGQKKSEPVPGKMQGSLEDQIIAANPLLEAYGNAKTVRNDNSSRFGKFIRIHFGSTGKLASADIETYLLEKSRVTFQLSAERSYHIFYQLATGHKPELLEALLITTNPYDYPMISHGEITVKSINDVEEFIATDTAIDILGFSADEKMGIYKLTGAVMHHGNMKFKQKQREEQAEPDGTEVADKIAYLMGLNSADMLKALCYPRVKVGNEFVTKGQTVSQVNNSVMALSKSVYEKMFLWMVVRINEMLDTKQPRQFFIGVLDIAGFEIFDFNSLEQLCINFTNEKLQQFFNHHMFVLEQEEYKKEGIEWEFIDFGMDLAACIELIEKPMGIFSILEEECMFPKASDTTFKNKLYDQHLGKSASFQKPKPTKGKAEAHFSLVHYAGTVDYNINGWLDKNKDPLNDSVVQLYQKSSVKLLVHLYASHASSEAEGGAKKAGKKKGGSFQTVSALFRENLGKLMTNLRSTHPHFVRCLIPNESKTPGLMENHLVIHQLRCNGVLEGIRICRKGFPSRILYGDFKQRYKVLNASVIPEGQFIDNKKASEKLLGSIDVDHTQYKFGHTKVFFKAGLLGLLEEMRDEKLAILVTMTQALCRGFLMRREFVKMMERRESIFSIQYNIRSFMNVKHWPWMKLYFKIKPLLKSAETEKEMAAMKENFEKMKEDLAKALGKKKELEEKMVSLLQEKNDLQLQVAAEVESLSDAEERCEGLIKSKIQMEAKLKEACERLEDEEEMNAELTAKKRKLEDECSELKKDIDDLELTLAKVEKEKHATENKAKNLTEEMASQDEAIVKLTKEKKALQEAHQQILDDLQAEEDKVNTLTKAKAKLEQQVDDLEGSLEQEKKLRMDLERAKRKLEGDLKLAHESIMDLENDKQQSDEKLKKKDFETSQLLSRIEDEQSLGIGLQKKIKELQARIEELEEEIEAERAARAKVEKQRCDLSRELEEITERLEEAGGATSAQIEMNKKRESEFQKLRRDLEESTLQHEATAAALRKKQADSVAELGEQIDNLQRVKQKLEKEKSEFKMEIDDLSSNMEAVAKSKANFEKLCRSLEDQMSELKTKSEEQLRHLNDLSAKKARLQTENGEIGRQLEEKESLVTQLTRGKQAYTQQIEELKRQIEEEVKAKNALAHAVQSARHDCDLLREQFEEEQEAKAELQRGMSKANSEVATWRSKYETDAIQRTEELEEAKKKLAQRLQDAEESIEAVNAKCASLEKTKQRLQNEVEDLMIDVERANALAANLDKKQRNFDKVLAEWKQKYEESQAELEGAQKEARSLSTELFKMKNSYEETLDHLETLKRENKNLQQEISDLTEQLGETGKTIHELEKGKKTVEIEKTEVQTALEEAEATLEHEESKIVRIQLELTQVKGEIDRRLAEKDEEIEQIKRNSQRVIDSMQTTLDAEIRSRNDALRIKKKMEGDLNEMEIQLSHANRQASEAQKQLRNVQAQLKDALLHLDEAIRGQEDMREQVAMVERRNNLMLAEIEELRSALEQTERGRKVAEQELVDASERVTLLHSQNTSLINTKKKLEADFVQIQGEMEDTIQEARNAEEKAKKAITDAAMMAEELKKEQDTSAHLERMKKNLDVTVKDLQHRLDEAENLAMKGGKKQLQKLETRVRELEGEVEAEQRRAAEAIKGVRKYERRVKELTYQTEEDKKNVTRLQDLVDKLQLKVKSYKRQAEESEEQANTHLSRYRKVQHELEEAQERADIAESQVNKLRAKSRELGKGKDAE from the exons ATGAGTGTGGACGCAGAAATGGAGTGCTTTGGCCCGGCGGCCATATACCTCCGGAAGCCAGAGCGAGAGAGGATTGAGTGTCAAAACTTGCCTTTTGATGCCAAAACCGCTTACTATGTGTTTGAGCCAACTGAGATGTACCTCAAAGGGGTCCTCCAGAGCAAAGAGGGAGGCAAAGCAACCGTCAAAACTCTGAGTGGCAAA GTCTTAACAGTGAAGGAGGATGACATCTATCCTATGAATCCTCCAAAGTTTGACAAGATTGAGGACATGGCCATGATGACCCACCTCAACGAGCCTGCTGTGCTGTATAACCTCAAAGAGCGTTATGCAGCATGGATGATCTAC ACCTATTCTGGGTTGTTCTGCGTCACTGTGAACCCCTATAAGTGGCTCCCAGTGTACGATGCTGTGGTTGTAGGGGGTTACAGGGGCAAAAAGAGAATCGAGGCCCCACCCCACATCTTCTCCATCTCTGACAATGCTTATCAGTTCATGCTAACTG ACCGCGAGAACCAGTCAATTCTGATCAC TGGAGAATCTGGTGCAGGAAAGACTGTAAACACCAAGCGTGTCATCCAGTACTTTGCGACAATCGCAGTGTCTGGACAGAAGAAGTCTGAGCCTGTTCCTGGCAAAATGCAG GGGTCGCTGGAGGATCAGATCATTGCTGCCAACCCTCTGCTGGAGGCTTATGGTAATGCCAAGACTGTGAGGAATGACAACTCCTCTCGCTTT GGTAAATTCATTAGAATCCATTTTGGGTCCACTGGAAAGCTGGCTTCAGCTGATATTGAAACTT ATCTGCTGGAAAAGTCCAGAGTAACCTTCCAGCTTTCAGCTGAGAGAAGTTACCACATTTTCTATCAGCTCGCAACTGGCCACAAGCCTGAACTGCTGG AGGCTCTCCTGATCACCACTAACCCCTATGACTACCCAATGATCAGTCATGGTGAGATCACTGTCAAGAGCATCAATGATGTGGAGGAGTTCATTGCTACGGAT ACAGCCATTGACATCCTGGGCTTCAGTGCTGACGAGAAGATGGGCATCTACAAGCTGACAGGAGCTGTGATGCATCATGGAAACATGAAGTTCAAACAGAAGCAGAGGGAGGAGCAGGCTGAGCCTGATGGCACTGAGG TGGCTGATAAAATCGCTTACCTCATGGGTCTGAACTCAGCTGACATGCTCAAAGCTTTGTGCTATCCCAGAGTCAAGGTCGGGAATGAGTTTGTTACCAAAGGGCAGACTGTTTCACAG GTCAACAATTCAGTCATGGCATTGTCCAAGTCAGTCTATGAGAAAATGTTCTTGTGGATGGTTGTCCGTATCAATGAGATGTTGGATACTAAGCAGCCAAGGCAGTTCTTTATTGGTGTGCTGGATATTGCTGGGTTTGAAATCTTTGAT TTCAACAGCTTGGAACAGCTGTGCATCAACTTCACTAATGAGAAACTGCAACAGTTTTTCAACCACCACATGTTTGTGCTGGAGCAAGAAGAATACAAGAAAGAAGGAATTGAGTGGGAGTTCATTGACTTTGGTATGGACTTGGCTGCCTGCATTGAGCTTATTGAGAAG CCAATGGGCATTTTCTCCATCCTTGAAGAGGAGTGTATGTTCCCCAAGGCCTCAGACACTACTTTCAAGAACAAGCTCTATGACCAGCATTTGGGTAAAAGTGCATCCTTCCAGAAGCCAAAGCCTACTAAAGGCAAGGCAGAGGCCCACTTCTCCCTGGTGCACTATGCTGGTACTGTCGACTACAACATTAATGGCTGGTTGGATAAAAACAAGGACCcactaaatgattcagttgTCCAGCTCTATCAGAAGTCTTCAGTCAAACTGTTGGTCCATCTGTATGCTTCTCATGCCTCTTCTGAAG CTGAGGGAGGTGCTAAAAAAGCTGGGAAGAAGAAGGGTGGCTCTTTCCAGACTGTGTCTGCTCTTTTCCGG GAAAACCTGGGCAAGCTGATGACCAACCTGAGAAGCACTCATCCTCACTTTGTGCGCTGCCTTATTCCAAATGAATCAAAGACACCAG GACTGATGGAGAACCATTTGGTAATCCACCAGTTGCGCTGTAACGGTGTACTGGAAGGCATTAGAATCTGCAGAAAGGGCTTTCCCAGCAGAATCCTCTATGGTGACTTTAAGCAGAG ATACAAAGTATTGAATGCCAGTGTTATCCCTGAGGGACAGTTCATTGATAACAAGAAAGCTTCAGAGAAGCTTCTTGGTTCCATTGATGTGGATCATACCCAGTACAAGTTTGGACACACCAAG GTGTTCTTCAAAGCTGGGCTTTTGGGTCTTCTTGAGGAGATGCGAGATGAAAAGCTTGCCATCCTTGTGACCATGACTCAGGCTCTGTGTAGAGGCTTCCTTATGAGAAGAGAGTTTGTCAAGATGATGGAGAGGAG AGAATCAATCTTCTCCATTCAATATAACATTCGCTCATTCATGAATGTGAAACACTGGCCATGGATGAAGCTATATTTTAAGATCAAGCCTCTTCTGAAGAGTGCTGAGACTGAGAAGGAAATGGCAGCTATGAAAGAGAACTTTGAGAAAATGAAGGAGGATCTAGCAAAAGCTCTGGGCAAGAAAAAAGAGCTTGAGGAAAAGATGGTGTCACTACTGCAGGAAAAAAATGACTTGCAGTTACAAGTAGCTGCA GAAGTTGAAAGTCTTTCTGATGCTGAGGAGAGATGTGAAGGGCTCATCAAAAGCAAGATCCAAATGGAGGCCAAACTCAAGGAGGCATGTGAGAGACTGGAGGATGAAGAGGAAATGAACGCTGAGCTGACAGCCAAGAAGAGGAAACTGGAGGATGAATGCTCTGAGCTGAAGAAAGACATAGATGATTTGGAGCTAACCTTAGCTAAAGTGGAAAAGGAGAAGCATGCCACTGAGAACAAG GCCAAAAACCTCACTGAAGAGATGGCATCACAAGACGAGGCCATTGTCAAGCTGACCAAGGAAAAAAAAGCTCTTCAAGAGGCACATCAGCAAATTCTTGATGATCTCCAAGCAGAGGAAGACAAAGTCAACACTCTTACTAAAGCCAAAGCTAAGCTTGAACAGCAAGTAGATGAT CTTGAGGGATCTCTTGAACAAGAGAAGAAGCTCCGTATGGATCTAGAAAGAGCAAAGAGAAAGCTTGAGGGCGACCTCAAACTGGCCCATGAGTCCATAATGGACCTGGAAAATGACAAGCAGCAATCAGATGAAAAGCTCAAGAA GAAGGACTTTGAGACAAGCCAACTTCTTAGCAGGATTGAGGATGAGCAGTCTCTTGGTATAGGGCTTCAAAAGAAGATTAAAGAACTCCAG GCTCGTATTGAGGAGCTTGAAGAGGAGATTGAGGCTGAGCGTGCTGCTCGTGCCAAGGTTGAAAAGCAGAGGTGTGATCTCTCCCGGGAACTTGAAGAGATCACTGAGAGACTTGAGGAAGCTGGTGGTGCCACTTCTGCCCAAATTGAGATGAACAAGAAGCGTGAGTCTGAGTTCCAGAAGCTGCGCCGAGATCTTGAAGAGTCCACCTTGCAACATGAAGCAACTGCTGCAGCTCTCCGTAAGAAGCAGGCGGACAGCGTGGCTGAGCTAGGCGAGCAGATTGACAATCTCCAGCGGGTCAAACagaagctggagaaagaaaagagtgaATTCAAAATGGAGATTGATGACCTGTCCAGCAACATGGAGGCTGTTGCAAAATCAAAG GCTAATTTTGAAAAGCTGTGCCGTAGTCTGGAGGATCAAATGAGTGAGCTGAAGACAAAGAGTGAGGAACAACTTCGCCATCTGAATGACCTTAGTGCCAAAAAGGCACGATTACAGACTGAAAAcg GTGAAATTGGACGTcagctggaggagaaagaaTCCCTTGTTACTCAATTGACTCGAGGCAAGCAAGCTTATACTCAGCAAATTGAGGAGCTGAAAAGACAAATTGAGGAAGAGGTCAAG GCAAAGAATGCCCTGGCTCATGCTGTGCAGTCAGCTCGCCACGACTGTGACCTTCTCAGGGAGCAGTTTGAAGAAGAGCAGGAAGCCAAAGCTGAGCTCCAACGTGGAATGTCTAAGGCAAATAGTGAGGTAGCAACATGGAGATCCAAATACGAGACTGATGCTATTCAGCGCACTGAGGAACTTGAGGAAGCAAA GAAAAAGCTTGCCCAGCGCTTGCAGGATGCTGAAGAATCCATTGAAGCTGTGAATGCCAAGTGTGCCTCCTTGGAAAAAACCAAGCAGAGATTGCAGAATGAAGTGGAGGACCTCATGATTGATGTGGAGAGAGCTAATGCACTTGCTGCTAACcttgacaaaaaacaaaggaaCTTTGACAAG GTTTTGGCAGAATGGAAGCAGAAGTACGAGGAGAGCCAAGCAGAGCTAGAAGGAGCCCAAAAAGAGGCTCGCTCTCTCAGCACAGAGCTTTTCAAGATGAAGAACTCCTACGAAGAAACTTTAGACCACCTAGAGACTCTCAAAAGGGAGAACAAGAACCTTCAGC AGGAGATCTCAGATTTAACTGAGCAGCTTGGTGAGACTGGAAAGACTATTCATGAGCTGGAGAAAGGAAAGAAGACAGTGGAAATTGAGAAAACAGAAGTACAGACAGCTCTTGAGGAGGCTGAG GCCACACTGGAACATGAGGAATCCAAGATTGTCCGTATTCAGCTTGAACTCACCCAAGTGAAGGGCGAGATTGACAGGAGGCTGGCTGAGAAGGATGAAGAGATTGAACAAATCAAGCGCAACAGCCAACGGGTGATTGACTCAATGCAGACCACTCTGGATGCTGAAATCAGAAGCAGAAATGATGCTCTGCGCATCAAGAAGAAGATGGAGGGTGATCTCAATGAGATGGAGATTCAGCTGAGCCATGCAAACCGTCAGGCTTCTGAAGCCCAGAAACAGCTCAGGAATGTCCAAGCACAGCTCAAG GATGCCCTATTGCACCTTGATGAGGCTATAAGAGGACAAGAAGACATGAGGGAGCAGGTGGCCATGGTGGAGCGTAGAAACAATCTTATGCTGGCTGAGATTGAGGAGCTCAGATCTGCTCTAGAGCAAACCGAGAGAGGCCGCAAAGTGGCCGAGCAGGAGCTGGTGGATGCCAGTGAACGTGTAACTCTGCTTCACTCTCAG AATACCAGCCTTATCAACACCAAGAAGAAGCTGGAGGCTGACTTTGTGCAGATTCAAGGTGAGATGGAAGACACCATTCAGGAAGCACGCAATGCTGAGGAAAAGGCCAAGAAAGCTATAACTGAC GCTGCCATGATGgcagaggagctgaagaaagagCAGGACACCAGTGCTCATCTGGAAAGGATGAAGAAGAACCTAGACGTTACAGTCAAGGACCTGCAGCACCGCCTGGACGAGGCTGAAAACCTGGCCATGAAGGGCGGGAAGAAACAACTCCAGAAACTGGAGACTAGA GTCCGTGAGCTGGAGGGCGAAGTCGAAGCTGAACAGAGGCGCGCCGCTGAGGCTATTAAAGGTGTCCGCAAATATGAGAGGAGAGTGAAGGAACTCACCTACCAG ACTGAAGAAGATAAGAAGAATGTGACCAGACTGCAGGACCTGGTGGACAAACTGCAGCTGAAAGTGAAGTCCTACAAGAGACAAGCTGAAGAATCT GAGGAGCAGGCCAACACTCACCTGTCCAGGTACAGAAAGGTGCAGCATGAGCTAGAGGAAGCTCAGGAGAGAGCTGACATTGCAGAGTCCCAGGTCAACAAGCTCAGAGCTAAGAGCCGTGAATTAGGAAAG GGAAAAGATGCTGAGTAA